From the Argopecten irradians isolate NY chromosome 13, Ai_NY, whole genome shotgun sequence genome, one window contains:
- the LOC138306017 gene encoding heat shock 70 kDa protein 12B-like isoform X1 — translation MDLRDDFQLVVAIDFGTTYTGYAYSTRHEFKADPIQIHLMNWNAGSAGLVSQKAPTCVLFKPDQSFDSFGFEAEDNYNELALDDKHGAWFFFRRFKMELYKDHLDRNKTLKTEDGKEMKAIKVVSSVISYLKDHMTKTIKDRAIDIRETEIRWVVTVPAIWSDPAKQMMREAAETAGIAGNQLLIALEPEAASMLCKHMPGSLLLSGDRADKLESFRVGCRYMVLDAGGGTIDITVHEVASGGSLKEIYEANGGDWGGTKVDESFENLLKTIVGEPAFSHFKANDVPSVIDLQRNFEVKKRTFTGKDTGNKTTITVPCSLLESFKECNPDKHIKDAIQERFLPEDVAWNRDKIRLSLTKAHSMFEPSLKHISEHVSEILHIAEVQKCEAILLVGGYSECPLLQDSIRSVVGNRRLIIPNGAGLAVLKGAVINGHRPDTLSQRICKYTYGISLNFPFGEDGYDKYRYVNNDGDVKCGHCFKIFVNKGSHVSIGESSVTREVYVGYALAKSIHFSLYASTSEHPKYVTEKSCQRLGGITLDMPDTTLGKARGANATIYFGGSEIKLTAEDKHTGEKISACFDFLG, via the exons ATGGATTTGAGGGACGACTTCCAGTTGGTGGTTGCCATAGATTTCGGGACTACGTACACTGGGTACGCCTATTCCACACGACATGAGTTCAAAGCCGATCCAATACAGATCCATTTGATGAACTGGAACGCAGGCTCGGCTGGCCTAGTATCACAGAAAGCACCAACTTGTGTTTTATTTAAGCCCGACCAGTCGTTTGATTCCTTCGGATTTGAAGCAGAAGATAATTACAATGAACTGGCACTGGATGATAAACACGGTGCTTGGTTTTTCTTTCGCCGCTTCAAAATGGAATTATACAAAGATCAT CTCgacagaaataaaacattaaaaacagaAGATGGAAAGGAAATGAAGGCAATCAAAGTAGTATCGTCTGTTATTTCCTACTTGAAAGATCATATGACGAAAACAATCAAGGACCGAGCGATCGACATTCGGGAGACGGAGATTAGATGGGTAGTCACGGTCCCTGCCATATGGAGTGACCCAGCCAAACAGATGATGCGCGAGGCTGCCGAAACG GCTGGGATTGCTGGAAACCAATTACTCATTGCATTAGAACCAGAAGCAGCATCCATGCTATGTAAACATATGCCTGGGAGTTTGCTTTTATCCGGTGACAGGGCAGACAAACTAGAATCATTCCGAGTCGGTTGCAGATACATGGTGTTAGATGCAGGAG GCGGTACCATAGACATCACAGTACACGAGGTTGCAAGTGGCGGGTCGCTCAAGGAAATCTACGAGGCTAATGGTGGGGATTGGGGAGGAACAAAAGTAGATGAATCCTTTGAAAACTTGTTGAAGACTATTGTAGGTGAACCTGCTTTTTCGCACTTCAAGGCCAATGATGTTCCAAGTGTTATCGACTTGCAACGAAATTTCGAGGTGAAGAAAAGAACTTTCACAGGAAAggatactggaaataaaacaacgATCACAGTGCCGTGTTCTCTATTGGAATCATTCAAAGAGTGTAATCCAGATAAACATATTAAAGATGCAATTCAAGAAAGGTTCCTTCCAGAAGATGTGGCATGGAATAGGGATAAAATTCGTCTTTCCCTAACAAAGGCACACTCTATGTTTGAACCATCtttgaaacatatatcagaacaTGTCTCTGAAATACTACATATAGCCGAGGTACAAAAATGCGAGGCTATTTTGTTGGTGGGGGGCTACTCCGAATGTCCTCTCCTACAAGATTCTATCAGATCTGTTGTGGGAAACAGGCGACTGATTATTCCCAATGGGGCAGGTTTGGCCGTACTGAAGGGGGCTGTGATTAATGGTCACCGCCCGGACACATTGTCTCAGCGGATATGTAAATACACTTATGGAATATCTTTGAATTTTCCGTTTGGAGAGGATGGGTATGACAAGTATCGGTATGTTAATAATGATGGCGATGTCAAGTGTGGACATTGTTTCAAGATTTTTGTCAATAAAGGATCGCATGTGTCAATTGGGGAATCTTCAGTAACTCGAGAAGTTTACGTTGGATATGCATTAGCAAAATCTATTCATTTCTCGTTGTACGCGTCTACATCTGAACATCCCAAATACGTTACTGAGAAGAGTTGTCAGAGGTTAGGAGGCATCACACTCGATATGCCCGATACGACGTTAGGTAAAGCAAGGGGTGCAAATGCCACCATATACTTCGGAGGCTCAGAGATTAAGCTTACTGCCGAAGACAAACACACTGGGGAAAAGATCAGTGCCTGTTTTGactttcttggttaa
- the LOC138306017 gene encoding heat shock 70 kDa protein 12B-like isoform X2, whose protein sequence is MDLRDDFQLVVAIDFGTTYTGYAYSTRHEFKADPIQIHLMNWNAGSAGLVSQKAPTCVLFKPDQSFDSFGFEAEDNYNELALDDKHGAWFFFRRFKMELYKDHAGIAGNQLLIALEPEAASMLCKHMPGSLLLSGDRADKLESFRVGCRYMVLDAGGGTIDITVHEVASGGSLKEIYEANGGDWGGTKVDESFENLLKTIVGEPAFSHFKANDVPSVIDLQRNFEVKKRTFTGKDTGNKTTITVPCSLLESFKECNPDKHIKDAIQERFLPEDVAWNRDKIRLSLTKAHSMFEPSLKHISEHVSEILHIAEVQKCEAILLVGGYSECPLLQDSIRSVVGNRRLIIPNGAGLAVLKGAVINGHRPDTLSQRICKYTYGISLNFPFGEDGYDKYRYVNNDGDVKCGHCFKIFVNKGSHVSIGESSVTREVYVGYALAKSIHFSLYASTSEHPKYVTEKSCQRLGGITLDMPDTTLGKARGANATIYFGGSEIKLTAEDKHTGEKISACFDFLG, encoded by the exons ATGGATTTGAGGGACGACTTCCAGTTGGTGGTTGCCATAGATTTCGGGACTACGTACACTGGGTACGCCTATTCCACACGACATGAGTTCAAAGCCGATCCAATACAGATCCATTTGATGAACTGGAACGCAGGCTCGGCTGGCCTAGTATCACAGAAAGCACCAACTTGTGTTTTATTTAAGCCCGACCAGTCGTTTGATTCCTTCGGATTTGAAGCAGAAGATAATTACAATGAACTGGCACTGGATGATAAACACGGTGCTTGGTTTTTCTTTCGCCGCTTCAAAATGGAATTATACAAAGATCAT GCTGGGATTGCTGGAAACCAATTACTCATTGCATTAGAACCAGAAGCAGCATCCATGCTATGTAAACATATGCCTGGGAGTTTGCTTTTATCCGGTGACAGGGCAGACAAACTAGAATCATTCCGAGTCGGTTGCAGATACATGGTGTTAGATGCAGGAG GCGGTACCATAGACATCACAGTACACGAGGTTGCAAGTGGCGGGTCGCTCAAGGAAATCTACGAGGCTAATGGTGGGGATTGGGGAGGAACAAAAGTAGATGAATCCTTTGAAAACTTGTTGAAGACTATTGTAGGTGAACCTGCTTTTTCGCACTTCAAGGCCAATGATGTTCCAAGTGTTATCGACTTGCAACGAAATTTCGAGGTGAAGAAAAGAACTTTCACAGGAAAggatactggaaataaaacaacgATCACAGTGCCGTGTTCTCTATTGGAATCATTCAAAGAGTGTAATCCAGATAAACATATTAAAGATGCAATTCAAGAAAGGTTCCTTCCAGAAGATGTGGCATGGAATAGGGATAAAATTCGTCTTTCCCTAACAAAGGCACACTCTATGTTTGAACCATCtttgaaacatatatcagaacaTGTCTCTGAAATACTACATATAGCCGAGGTACAAAAATGCGAGGCTATTTTGTTGGTGGGGGGCTACTCCGAATGTCCTCTCCTACAAGATTCTATCAGATCTGTTGTGGGAAACAGGCGACTGATTATTCCCAATGGGGCAGGTTTGGCCGTACTGAAGGGGGCTGTGATTAATGGTCACCGCCCGGACACATTGTCTCAGCGGATATGTAAATACACTTATGGAATATCTTTGAATTTTCCGTTTGGAGAGGATGGGTATGACAAGTATCGGTATGTTAATAATGATGGCGATGTCAAGTGTGGACATTGTTTCAAGATTTTTGTCAATAAAGGATCGCATGTGTCAATTGGGGAATCTTCAGTAACTCGAGAAGTTTACGTTGGATATGCATTAGCAAAATCTATTCATTTCTCGTTGTACGCGTCTACATCTGAACATCCCAAATACGTTACTGAGAAGAGTTGTCAGAGGTTAGGAGGCATCACACTCGATATGCCCGATACGACGTTAGGTAAAGCAAGGGGTGCAAATGCCACCATATACTTCGGAGGCTCAGAGATTAAGCTTACTGCCGAAGACAAACACACTGGGGAAAAGATCAGTGCCTGTTTTGactttcttggttaa
- the LOC138306234 gene encoding uncharacterized protein produces the protein MLKSTSVILLLAVTMDTLHHVIPQGIVLQGIEDCQPISKDCKPDCVTYDKSCPICKCSAGGPSSSPFNQGNNLYETPYSTSLMGMGSARPMMVMSAGTGSMMGNSGGRLGPLPWSLFHRGSPVMMTYACIKADIVCPAYCLEEDENGCKSCPCGPANGMGIPIVTSHVRPEKPKPATDCIATIICMLSCKGYKLGPKGNDGCQTCTCIRNDSKEAEAMSGKNSTNSKDLPNPFQMSSMTSGSTSSSFGSGFGMGSGSGTATSNGNSGKSKNESNSESSPFHVDKMPGGSSVGYGSNSGSGFASASGAGMPSPFSTGSGSGSSGSGGDFNPLFPGASMTMDGSGSGGGMANGGGGDGSGSGCSGPFCTSSSSQNSGILGNAAGGTGSGSSCTGPSCSKDGFNPMFPGAGMTMDGKGNGGGMTSGGSGSGSGCSGPFCTASPSQNSGSNPAKGSRCPNTDLCVSTCKHTVKLGPAGQDGCHSCACVMKEETRPQQKLCDKVVQCITSCQSGYEVGNSKDQDGCPSCVCHQGPTSAPTQAPYHDSCDVTTLACIANCKFGYIIESKNAVTSECPLCKCLPPPTTPAPKPNVYSVLQNCPQAVHCMTSCSHGYSMATSPEEACPRCTCNQVSVSNVQCVTPLSCPRGCSVGYKCGTDGCPVCDCINPTDVGVALTTAYLTASLVCDAHFTCINRCPFGYKSGYNGCPSCQCLLPVPAKVPIVTGSAVNLIAGSGSGSHQTGVSLVPNLVAVAPASVQHIPQPPASSSLSTSSVSPSSSSSAISGTGNGGHASVVVPPHLPLSGPSLTVTGSHAIGSPLGSVAGNTDCVGPACSAPNGLHVHGKRNYITREAYTTDTNFSTIV, from the exons ATGCTAAAGTCAACATCAGTGATTCTGTTACTGgctgttaccatggatacactGCATCACGTGATACCACAAG GTATAGTATTACAAGGTATCGAGGACTGCCAACCTATATCTAAGGACTGTAAGCCGGACTGTGTAACGTACGACAAGTCCTGTCCGATCTGCAAGTGTTCTGCGg GAGGACCAAGCAGCAGCCCATTTAACCAGGGAAACAACTTGTACGAGACGCCGTACTCCACGTCTCTCATGGGAATGGGTTCCGCCAGGCCAATGATGGTAATGTCTGCCGGAACCGGAAGTATGATGGGAAACAGTGGCGGCCGGCTCGGGCCTCTGCCATGGTCATTATTCCACAGAGGATCTCCCGTTATGATGACGTATGCCTGTATAAAGGCAGACATCGTGTGCCCGGCGTACTGTCTAGAGGAAGACGAAAACGGGTGTAAATCGTGTCCCTGTGGTCCTG CCAATGGAATGGGTATACCTATAGTGACAAGTCACGTACGACCAGAAAAACCAAAACCAGCAACGGATTGCATAGCAAcaattatatgtatgttatcTTGTAAAGGATACAAACTCGGACCAAAAGGGAACGACGGTTGTCAGACTTGCACCTGTATCCGAAATGACTCTAAAG AAGCTGAAGCAATGTCTGGCAAAAATAGCACCAATTCTAAGGATCTGCCCAACCCATTCCAGATGTCTAGTATGACCAGTGGGTCCACATCTTCGTCGTTTGGTTCAGGATTCGGTATGGGATCTGGTTCAGGAACAGCaa CCTCAAATGGCAATTCAGGAAAATCGAAAAACGAATCAAATTCTGAATCAAGCCCATTTCATGTGGACAAAATGCCTGGAGGATCAAGCGTCGGATATGGGTCCAATTCCGGGTCCGGTTTTGCTTCCGCTTCCGGTGCTGGTATGCCGAGTCCGTTTTCTACCGGATCCGGAAGTGGATCAAGTGGATCTGGTGGAG ACTTCAATCCACTGTTTCCGGGAGCTAGCATGACGATGGACGGAAGCGGAAGTGGGGGTGGAATGGCTAATGGAGGAGGCGGAGACGGATCTGGAAGTGGATGTTCCGGACCGTTCTGTACATCATCGTCTTCTCAGAATTCAG gCATTCTGGGAAATGCGGCTGGTGGAACCGGAAGTGGATCTTCATGTACTGGCCCCTCATGCTCTAAAGATG GTTTCAACCCTATGTTCCCTGGTGCTGGGATGACAATGGACGGAAAAGGAAACGGGGGTGGCATGACTAGTGGTGGAAGCGGATCCGGAAGTGGATGTTCCGGACCTTTTTGTACAGCTTCACCTTCTCAAAATTCAG GTTCTAACCCCGCGAAAGGGTCGAGATGTCCTAACACCGACCTTTGTGTAAGCACTTGCAAGCATACTGTTAAACTCGGACCAGCTGGACAAGATGGGTGTCACTCATGCGCATGCGTTATGAAAGAAG AGACCAGACCACAACAGAAGTTGTGTGATAAGGTTGTCCAGTGTATAACTAGCTGTCAGTCCGGGTATGAAGTGGGTAACTCTAAAGACCAAGATGGCTGTCCATCCTGTGTATGTCATCAAG GACCAACATCCGCGCCTACCCAGGCGCCGTACCACGACtcctgtgacgtcacaaccCTTGCTTGTATAGCCAACTGTAAATTCGGATATATCATAGAGTCAAAGAATGCGGTGACGTCAGAATGTCCACTTTGTAAATGCTTACCTC CCCCGACGACACCAGCCCCCAAACCGAACGTGTACTCCGTTTTACAGAATTGTCCGCAGGCCGTTCACTGTATGACGTCATGTAGCCATGGTTATTCCATGGCCACCAGTCCAGAGGAGGCGTGTCCTAGGTGCACGTGTAACCAAG TATCGGTATCGAATGTGCAGTGTGTCACGCCCCTTTCCTGCCCCCGGGGCTGCAGTGTAGGGTATAAGTGTGGGACTGACGGATGTCCAGTCTGTGACTGTATCAACCCAACAG ATGTCGGCGTTGCCTTGACAACCGCCTATCTCACAGCCTCTCTCGTGTGTGACGCACACTTCACGTGCATCAACAGGTGCCCGTTCGGTTACAAAAGTGGCTACAATGGTTGTCCATCATGTCAATGTCTATTGCCGGTACCAG CTAAAGTTCCAATTGTTACCGGAAGTGCAGTAAACCTTATAGCCGGAAGTGGGTCTGGATCTCATCAAACCGGGGTTTCTTTAGTACCTAATTTAGTTGCCGTTGCACCAGCATCAGTACAACATATTCCTCAACCACCGGCATCTTCCTCATTATCAACGTCGTCGGTATCACCATCATCGTCGTCATCTGCAATTTCTGGAACCGGAAACGGTGGTCACGCATCAGTAGTGGTCCCTCCTCATTTACCCCTGTCAGGGCCGTCACTTACCGTGACGGGGTCACATGCCATTGGGAGTCCACTCGGATCAGTAGCGGGAAATACTGACTGTGTTGGTCCAGCCTGTTCCGCTCCAAATGGTCTGCACGTGCATGGAAAACGTAATTATATTACACGTGAGGCATACACAACGGATACAAATTTTAGCACGATTGTCTGA